A stretch of the Amycolatopsis sp. BJA-103 genome encodes the following:
- a CDS encoding TetR/AcrR family transcriptional regulator has translation MPRPRTHDENLRLKLLDRAGELISADGPKALSLRKLASDVGTSTTAVYSLFGGKTDLVSALFSEGFRRFGQRMSGVSLSGDPVEDLVRLGVAYRESALADPHLYAIMFTKSVPGFEPAEETSEQARATMAPLEETIRKAVADGVFIGAPPEVIVVSCWGTVHGLVSLELNGNLPEAYTVSPAYEVALRANATGWLRR, from the coding sequence ATGCCCCGCCCCAGGACGCACGACGAGAACCTCCGGCTGAAACTGCTGGACCGCGCCGGTGAGCTCATCTCGGCCGACGGCCCGAAGGCCCTCAGCCTCCGCAAGCTCGCCTCCGACGTCGGCACGTCCACCACGGCGGTCTATTCACTCTTCGGCGGGAAGACGGACCTGGTCAGCGCCCTGTTCTCCGAAGGCTTCCGCCGCTTCGGCCAGCGGATGTCCGGGGTCTCGCTGAGCGGCGACCCGGTCGAGGACCTGGTGCGGCTCGGCGTCGCGTACCGGGAAAGCGCGCTGGCCGACCCGCATCTCTACGCGATCATGTTCACGAAGTCGGTGCCGGGTTTCGAACCGGCGGAGGAGACGTCCGAGCAGGCTCGCGCCACGATGGCGCCACTGGAGGAGACGATCCGCAAGGCCGTCGCGGACGGCGTCTTCATCGGCGCGCCGCCCGAGGTCATCGTCGTGAGCTGCTGGGGCACCGTGCACGGCCTCGTGTCACTGGAGCTGAACGGGAACCTGCCGGAGGCGTACACCGTGAGCCCGGCTTACGAGGTCGCGCTGCGGGCGAACGCCACCGGCTGGCTGCGCCGGTGA
- a CDS encoding MerR family transcriptional regulator, which yields MSYSIAEAARRSGLSIDTLRYYERIKLVEPPARDAAGRRAYTDDDLGWLGFLTKLRLTGMPIKRMREYASLRHHGASSAGRRKAILVDQRTSVADRITELQACLDILDYKIDHYDQVERKVLGIGTTVEGISA from the coding sequence ATGAGCTACTCGATAGCGGAAGCCGCGCGACGTAGCGGGTTGTCCATCGACACTCTCCGGTACTACGAGCGCATCAAACTCGTCGAGCCCCCGGCACGGGACGCCGCGGGGCGCCGCGCCTACACCGACGACGACCTCGGGTGGCTGGGGTTCCTGACCAAGCTGCGCCTGACCGGCATGCCCATCAAGCGCATGCGGGAGTACGCCTCCCTCCGTCACCACGGCGCGTCGAGCGCGGGACGGCGCAAGGCGATCCTCGTCGACCAGCGCACGTCGGTCGCCGACCGGATCACCGAGTTGCAGGCCTGCCTCGACATCCTCGACTACAAGATCGACCACTACGACCAGGTGGAACGCAAGGTGCTCGGCATCGGCACCACCGTGGAGGGAATTTCAGCGTGA
- a CDS encoding aldo/keto reductase, whose protein sequence is MISTRRLGGLEVGAQGLGCMGMSQAYGVRDDDTESIATVHRALELGVTMLDTANVYGAGANEELVGRAIAGKRDQVVLATKFGIIWTEDGGMAARGDAAYVKQSCEESLRRLNVDHIDLYYQHRVDPNTPVEETWGALAELVDEGKIRFAGISEAGAETIRRAHAVHPVAALQSEWSLWTRGIEGEILATTRELGIGVVPFSPLGRGFLTGSVTSMKDLPADDMRRGLPRFAEGNFERNMAIVEALRALAAEKGVTAGQLALAWVQSRGDDVVPIPGTKRRKYLEENAAAAELELSEVDIEAIEKAAPAEAIAGERYPERLARAAGK, encoded by the coding sequence GTGATCAGCACCAGGAGGCTCGGCGGGCTGGAAGTCGGGGCGCAGGGGCTCGGCTGCATGGGGATGAGCCAGGCCTACGGCGTCCGGGACGACGACACGGAGTCGATCGCCACCGTCCACCGCGCGCTCGAACTCGGCGTGACGATGCTCGACACCGCGAACGTCTACGGCGCCGGAGCGAACGAAGAGCTGGTCGGCCGCGCGATCGCGGGCAAGCGGGACCAGGTCGTGCTGGCGACCAAGTTCGGCATCATCTGGACCGAAGACGGCGGGATGGCCGCTCGCGGCGACGCGGCGTACGTCAAGCAGAGCTGCGAAGAGTCGCTGCGCCGGCTGAACGTCGATCACATCGACCTCTACTACCAGCACCGCGTCGATCCGAACACGCCGGTGGAAGAGACCTGGGGTGCGCTCGCGGAGCTGGTGGACGAGGGCAAGATCCGGTTCGCCGGGATCTCCGAAGCCGGCGCCGAGACGATCCGCCGCGCCCACGCCGTGCACCCGGTGGCCGCGCTGCAGAGCGAATGGTCGCTGTGGACCCGCGGCATCGAAGGCGAGATCCTTGCGACGACTCGCGAGCTGGGGATCGGTGTCGTGCCGTTCTCGCCGCTCGGCCGTGGTTTCCTCACCGGCAGCGTGACCTCGATGAAGGACCTGCCGGCGGACGACATGCGCCGCGGGCTGCCCCGGTTCGCCGAGGGCAACTTCGAGCGCAACATGGCGATCGTCGAAGCCCTGCGCGCGTTGGCGGCGGAGAAGGGCGTCACCGCCGGACAGCTGGCGCTCGCGTGGGTGCAGTCGCGGGGCGACGACGTCGTGCCGATCCCGGGCACCAAGCGTCGCAAGTACCTCGAAGAGAACGCCGCAGCGGCGGAACTGGAACTGTCCGAAGTGGACATCGAGGCCATCGAAAAGGCCGCGCCCGCCGAGGCGATCGCCGGTGAGCGTTACCCGGAGCGGCTCGCCCGCGCCGCCGGCAAGTAA